In Schaalia sp. JY-X169, the following are encoded in one genomic region:
- a CDS encoding ATP-dependent DNA helicase has protein sequence MREHALGCDAHVGAPPSEKPGSPSLAELIRTLGLQTPTSEQAAIAEYPPFSEVDGVERGLPLLVVAGAGSGKTETLSLRATYIAAHYGIPGESILGLTFTRKAAGELSQRLRDRLQSWADICQESGGGASAGAGLASRLDFSHVPEATTYNAFALGIVQEFGGAAGFDPQVSHMGEAAAWQLMSEVVASWREDLAKEDSEATVVERALGLRDAIANQAMTVEQARAGLLRLYGQFESARLEGKRSFTKSFYVPGQQTVSQRLELLKMIEVFDQRKQAMGQMDYADQVSAAIRIVEEFPAVREELRERHKVVFLDEFQDTSVAQMRFLASLFGDHPVTAVGDPNQAIYGWRGASAASLEEFHPRFNRGAVPEKTLTLSTAWRNDQAILRAANVLAAPLAKVPTYARTSRKNEGSEVVLPQLQSRSHAGVGSSQAVFTVTDSEALLRTVEFVKQSREKFSADDGHTPASVAVLSRTRAALQPVVTALREAGVPAQIVGGDSLLGHPVIRDLRAALEISNDVGKSAQLLRLLTHLDLGAGDLRALGNYARALSFRRSLPSGDRSQHSTPEAELQHSKDKGQVGRASEREAPLLLDAVDACSQGVPIKGLSEVGARRVARLGMRLRNLRSWSTMGLAEQIQEARSLLGLDQEAAADPTSEDVTAVLDVFADVALEYEAGAQRATMGAFLTWLDAVEKKERGLSVPSVNIDPNAVQVMTIHASKGLEWDAVALVDVAASRFPSTRGKGSTTSKGVTKPPQIPAPAMGWWQDAGVLPYPLRDDHAHLPDPQIWDMSRSGGAMAAEFKEEVGQYLQDEERRLAYVAVTRAKRALLLIGSWFGDGVTPRFPSVFMAELFAAAKSATGVNSGPAWRDFLDGSPHDFSVPSNSNGHRGKSAAVPALTMGELAPLPPREEWESLTRRGESTVFPRDPGPVRRQGEQAAARVIEAFTSDDNQTASRSESLASLSDQLLAKTTELLLAERDHEEAWQKGIEQNLSGDGVLDRVALLRPLSVTEIAGFAVDPQVGARDMLRPVPAKPGQSALVGTLLHSWLERKLRRLSVAAANPDGEEGERGSGVLSPDEYELFSELRTSAEAIDLTQYEVVAVEVPFTVTQRGRIVRGRIDAVLRDSSGDYMLIDWKTSSRKKTSLSAQERKRYGTQLGYYRQAWADRAEADNSSLTCALVFIYPGGTWWVSEAEIVGEDPAQM, from the coding sequence ATGAGGGAACACGCTCTTGGGTGCGACGCACATGTTGGAGCGCCGCCAAGTGAGAAGCCGGGGTCACCTTCTCTAGCAGAGTTGATTCGGACACTTGGTTTGCAGACACCTACTTCCGAGCAGGCAGCAATCGCAGAGTATCCGCCCTTCAGCGAAGTTGACGGTGTCGAGCGGGGGCTTCCGCTGCTTGTTGTCGCCGGGGCAGGGTCAGGAAAAACAGAGACCCTGTCACTGCGCGCCACGTATATCGCAGCACACTACGGCATCCCCGGAGAGAGCATACTTGGCCTGACGTTTACCCGGAAGGCAGCGGGGGAGCTGTCGCAGAGGCTTCGGGATCGACTTCAGTCATGGGCCGATATCTGCCAAGAGAGCGGTGGGGGAGCCTCGGCGGGTGCAGGCTTGGCTTCACGGTTGGACTTCAGTCACGTTCCAGAGGCAACGACATACAACGCATTTGCACTTGGCATCGTGCAAGAGTTCGGTGGGGCAGCGGGGTTCGACCCTCAGGTGTCCCATATGGGGGAAGCCGCAGCATGGCAACTCATGAGCGAGGTTGTGGCGTCGTGGCGTGAAGACCTTGCAAAGGAAGATTCAGAGGCGACGGTCGTTGAGAGGGCGCTAGGCCTCAGGGATGCCATTGCAAATCAAGCGATGACTGTCGAGCAGGCACGTGCCGGACTCCTAAGGCTTTATGGACAGTTTGAGAGTGCTCGCCTTGAAGGAAAGAGGTCTTTCACCAAGTCCTTCTATGTTCCGGGTCAGCAAACAGTATCTCAGCGCCTCGAACTACTCAAAATGATCGAGGTCTTCGATCAACGTAAACAAGCCATGGGGCAAATGGACTATGCCGACCAAGTCAGTGCGGCGATACGGATAGTCGAAGAGTTTCCAGCAGTGCGCGAAGAACTCCGAGAACGCCACAAAGTGGTCTTTCTGGATGAGTTTCAAGATACCTCTGTTGCGCAGATGCGGTTCTTGGCATCCCTCTTCGGAGACCACCCGGTCACCGCGGTGGGTGACCCCAATCAGGCGATTTATGGTTGGCGTGGCGCTTCCGCGGCTTCACTTGAGGAGTTTCATCCTAGGTTCAACAGGGGGGCTGTACCTGAAAAGACACTGACTCTGTCGACTGCTTGGCGTAACGACCAAGCTATTCTTCGGGCTGCTAATGTCCTGGCGGCGCCGCTTGCGAAAGTCCCAACCTATGCGCGCACCTCACGGAAAAATGAGGGGTCCGAGGTGGTTCTTCCACAACTTCAATCTCGAAGTCACGCTGGCGTGGGTTCATCACAGGCAGTCTTTACCGTCACAGACAGCGAAGCGTTGCTACGCACAGTTGAGTTCGTCAAGCAGTCCCGTGAGAAGTTCTCTGCCGATGACGGTCACACGCCTGCTTCGGTTGCAGTTCTGTCCCGAACGAGGGCCGCTTTGCAGCCGGTAGTAACCGCCCTTCGTGAGGCCGGAGTGCCTGCACAGATCGTTGGTGGGGACTCTTTGCTTGGACATCCGGTGATACGGGACCTCAGGGCAGCCCTAGAGATATCTAACGACGTCGGCAAGTCTGCGCAGCTTCTAAGACTACTAACCCACCTTGACCTTGGTGCAGGGGACCTTCGAGCCCTAGGGAACTATGCGAGAGCACTTTCCTTCCGGCGCAGTTTGCCCTCAGGCGACCGGTCCCAGCATTCGACACCTGAAGCGGAGTTGCAGCATTCAAAGGACAAGGGGCAGGTGGGCCGAGCTTCGGAGCGTGAGGCGCCTCTACTGCTCGATGCAGTTGATGCCTGCTCCCAAGGTGTTCCGATTAAGGGCCTCAGCGAGGTTGGGGCACGGCGCGTTGCACGCCTCGGGATGCGACTGCGCAATCTCCGGTCGTGGTCCACGATGGGTCTGGCAGAGCAGATTCAGGAAGCCAGAAGTCTGCTGGGATTGGACCAGGAGGCAGCGGCGGATCCGACCTCTGAAGATGTCACAGCAGTCCTGGATGTCTTTGCTGATGTCGCACTTGAGTATGAGGCCGGAGCTCAAAGGGCAACCATGGGAGCATTTCTCACCTGGCTGGATGCAGTGGAGAAAAAGGAGCGGGGTCTTTCTGTTCCGTCCGTCAACATCGATCCCAATGCTGTCCAAGTCATGACCATTCATGCCTCAAAGGGACTCGAATGGGATGCAGTAGCCCTGGTCGATGTGGCAGCTAGTCGCTTTCCCAGTACAAGGGGAAAGGGCTCAACTACGTCAAAGGGTGTCACCAAGCCTCCACAGATTCCTGCTCCCGCAATGGGCTGGTGGCAGGATGCGGGTGTTCTGCCATATCCGCTCCGGGATGACCACGCCCATCTTCCGGATCCGCAAATATGGGACATGTCCAGATCCGGAGGTGCAATGGCTGCGGAGTTCAAAGAAGAGGTTGGCCAGTACCTCCAGGATGAGGAACGCAGACTCGCTTATGTTGCTGTGACCCGAGCAAAGCGCGCACTACTGTTGATTGGCTCTTGGTTCGGGGATGGTGTGACACCTCGTTTTCCGTCCGTATTCATGGCGGAGCTTTTTGCAGCGGCGAAGAGTGCCACCGGGGTGAACAGCGGTCCGGCCTGGCGCGACTTCCTTGATGGTAGTCCCCATGACTTTTCCGTTCCCAGCAACAGCAATGGGCATCGTGGGAAGTCCGCAGCTGTTCCTGCTCTCACCATGGGCGAGCTTGCCCCCCTTCCTCCCCGCGAGGAATGGGAGTCGTTGACTCGCCGCGGCGAGTCAACGGTGTTCCCGCGGGATCCGGGTCCCGTGCGACGGCAAGGCGAGCAGGCGGCAGCCCGCGTTATCGAAGCATTCACGAGTGATGACAACCAGACTGCCAGTCGGTCGGAAAGTCTTGCGTCCCTATCCGACCAACTCTTAGCAAAAACGACCGAGTTGCTCCTTGCGGAGCGTGATCATGAAGAGGCATGGCAAAAGGGTATTGAGCAGAATCTCAGCGGAGACGGTGTCCTAGATCGCGTTGCCTTGTTACGTCCACTTTCAGTCACCGAGATTGCTGGGTTTGCGGTGGATCCCCAGGTTGGTGCTCGCGATATGTTGAGGCCGGTACCTGCCAAACCGGGCCAATCGGCGCTGGTTGGAACACTGCTTCATTCCTGGTTAGAGAGGAAGTTACGGCGGCTTTCCGTCGCGGCTGCCAATCCCGACGGCGAAGAAGGCGAGCGTGGCAGCGGCGTGCTCAGTCCGGATGAGTATGAGCTTTTTTCTGAGCTGAGGACGTCGGCAGAAGCGATTGACCTAACTCAATATGAGGTTGTCGCGGTTGAAGTTCCCTTCACGGTCACTCAACGGGGGCGGATAGTCCGTGGTCGAATCGATGCGGTCTTGCGGGACTCAAGTGGCGACTATATGTTGATCGATTGGAAGACGTCCTCGCGCAAGAAAACCTCACTGAGTGCGCAGGAACGCAAGCGCTATGGGACCCAACTGGGCTATTACCGGCAGGCATGGGCTGACCGTGCAGAAGCCGATAATTCCTCTTTGACGTGTGCACTAGTTTTCATCTACCCGGGGGGCACCTGGTGGGTGTCAGAAGCTGAAATTGTGGGCGAGGACCCTGCTCAGATGTAG
- a CDS encoding M23 family metallopeptidase has translation MSSNSSQKKNPARRRRWIQFGAILAAVALVMMTVLSIPAMDASADERSDAVQRLNESRSKVDGLQDKVEGIDAELASLFRQMEQTKIDVATAQIELVDTEAELAEAQRNLTTARAELQEAQRELDELTTAVGVSQSNEGTLTAAVGDMARELYRGKSTSTMQVVMSAEGTAEINSRASAASSLGRVQSKALDEVRSSLVVQENQQERQTAITERIAVLEAEAKAAAEAAEGAKAIVEDKLDALEELQVTQSQAEAEWNARKSEAEAQLASYDAAGAQAASDIARIDGENATNQTVFESGGGSASASSGGVFGNPFSFSAPVTSNYGWRVHPIFGTPRLHDGTDFGAACGTPLLATRAGQVTSAGWLDGLGNQVTINHGLVNGSSMVTRSGHMQSIAVSAGQSVSRGQIIGYTGTTGNSTGCHLHLSLFVNGSSTSILGYM, from the coding sequence ATGAGTTCAAACAGTAGTCAGAAGAAGAATCCGGCTCGACGTCGACGCTGGATACAGTTTGGCGCGATCCTAGCGGCAGTTGCACTAGTGATGATGACGGTCTTGTCGATCCCCGCGATGGATGCGTCCGCAGATGAGCGGTCGGACGCGGTTCAGCGACTCAATGAGAGCCGATCGAAAGTTGATGGCCTCCAGGACAAAGTTGAGGGCATCGATGCGGAGCTAGCTTCCCTGTTTCGGCAGATGGAGCAAACCAAGATAGATGTTGCTACCGCCCAAATTGAACTTGTTGATACAGAGGCAGAACTTGCAGAAGCGCAGCGCAACCTCACTACAGCGAGGGCCGAGCTGCAGGAGGCTCAAAGAGAACTTGATGAGCTCACAACTGCGGTAGGTGTCTCCCAGAGTAATGAGGGTACTCTTACCGCTGCCGTCGGGGATATGGCCAGAGAGCTGTACCGGGGGAAGTCCACCTCGACCATGCAGGTGGTCATGTCTGCTGAGGGGACAGCAGAGATCAACAGCAGAGCATCTGCGGCCAGCAGCCTGGGTCGGGTCCAGTCCAAGGCACTTGATGAAGTTCGCTCTTCATTGGTGGTGCAGGAGAACCAGCAGGAGCGTCAGACCGCGATCACCGAGAGAATTGCTGTCCTAGAGGCCGAGGCCAAGGCTGCAGCGGAGGCTGCTGAAGGAGCCAAAGCGATTGTCGAGGACAAGCTGGACGCCTTGGAGGAGCTGCAGGTAACACAGAGTCAAGCAGAAGCTGAATGGAACGCGCGTAAGAGTGAAGCGGAGGCGCAGTTGGCTTCCTATGACGCTGCCGGTGCGCAGGCTGCCTCGGATATTGCGCGAATTGACGGGGAGAATGCTACCAATCAGACAGTATTCGAGAGCGGTGGAGGCTCAGCTTCTGCATCCTCTGGCGGAGTGTTTGGAAATCCGTTCAGCTTCAGTGCCCCTGTGACCTCAAATTACGGGTGGCGAGTCCACCCCATTTTCGGCACTCCCAGGCTTCATGATGGAACTGATTTCGGAGCGGCGTGTGGAACCCCACTTTTGGCAACACGAGCAGGACAAGTAACGTCGGCCGGTTGGCTTGATGGACTTGGCAATCAGGTCACCATCAACCACGGGTTGGTGAACGGAAGCTCGATGGTGACAAGATCAGGGCATATGCAAAGCATTGCAGTATCGGCAGGTCAGTCTGTGTCCCGCGGACAAATTATTGGATACACGGGCACCACCGGTAACTCGACGGGTTGCCACCTCCACCTGTCCCTGTTTGTCAACGGGTCGAGCACTTCAATCCTCGGCTATATGTAA
- the ftsX gene encoding permease-like cell division protein FtsX: protein MRLRFILSETGKGLSRNKAMAVAVIIVTYISLLFVGVAALAQIQVNMLRTDWYDKIEVSIYMCAADDRAPSCDLQEATEEQIDEVRTRLASDDLRPYVEEVYEETKEEAFAAFQEMYGDTALGDWTSADMLQFSFRVKLVDPEQYEIIQEEFGGSPGVSEVRDQRELVEPMFNVIEMAKLLSLALAGIMTIAAVLLITVTIRLSAMSRERETQIMRLVGASNLFIQAPFMVEGAIAALVGAALAVGTLFGGVHLLVNNWLADSFNWAQFIGFQEVWMITPLLVGAALLLALVASAFSLAKYTRV from the coding sequence ATGCGACTCAGATTCATTCTGTCGGAGACCGGTAAGGGCCTGTCCCGAAACAAGGCGATGGCAGTTGCCGTCATAATTGTTACCTATATTTCTCTTCTCTTTGTTGGTGTTGCTGCGCTCGCTCAAATCCAGGTCAACATGTTGAGGACTGACTGGTACGACAAGATCGAAGTTTCGATTTACATGTGCGCGGCAGATGACCGTGCGCCGTCTTGTGATCTTCAAGAAGCGACTGAAGAGCAGATAGACGAGGTACGCACACGCCTTGCGTCGGACGACCTCCGGCCGTATGTCGAAGAGGTATACGAAGAAACAAAGGAAGAGGCGTTTGCAGCCTTCCAAGAAATGTACGGTGACACCGCATTGGGGGACTGGACCAGTGCGGACATGCTGCAGTTCTCTTTCCGCGTGAAACTTGTTGATCCGGAGCAGTACGAGATCATTCAGGAGGAGTTTGGCGGAAGCCCCGGTGTCTCCGAAGTTCGGGATCAGCGGGAGCTTGTCGAACCAATGTTCAATGTTATCGAAATGGCGAAGCTACTCTCTCTCGCGCTTGCGGGGATTATGACGATTGCGGCTGTCCTACTGATCACGGTAACGATCCGATTGAGTGCAATGAGCAGGGAGCGTGAAACCCAGATCATGCGTCTGGTCGGCGCGTCGAACCTCTTCATTCAGGCACCATTTATGGTCGAGGGCGCAATCGCAGCACTAGTTGGGGCAGCCTTGGCGGTTGGGACACTGTTTGGTGGAGTCCACCTGTTGGTTAACAACTGGTTGGCCGATTCGTTCAATTGGGCCCAGTTCATTGGGTTCCAGGAAGTTTGGATGATCACGCCTCTTCTGGTGGGAGCAGCTCTTCTGTTAGCCTTGGTCGCATCTGCATTCTCATTGGCCAAGTACACGCGGGTGTGA
- the prfB gene encoding peptide chain release factor 2: MSTDFSSAIAALRTTMGNIVAVSNPDFLKSEIARLSEAAAAPDLWDDADEAQKVTSELSHMQSDLERLDRTVARIDDLEVLVEMAEESSDEDEKRELLAEAQTDLGALEADVAELEIRTLLDGEYDERHAVVTIRSGAGGVDAADFAQMLMRMYLRWAERKGYKTRVLDTSYAEGAGIKSATFEVEAPYAYGTLSVEVGTHRLVRISPFDNQGRRQTSFAAVEIIPLIETTDEVDIPETELKIDVFRSSGPGGQSVNTTDSAVRMTHIPTGIVVSMQDEKSQIQNRAAALRVLQSRLLILRHEEEKAMKDELKGDVKASWGDQMRSYVLQPFQMVKDLRTEHESGNTQAVFDGDLDDFIDAGIRWRKNSQKEQFGA, translated from the coding sequence GTGAGTACTGACTTTTCTTCCGCCATCGCCGCACTGCGAACCACCATGGGTAACATCGTGGCTGTCTCCAATCCTGACTTCCTGAAGTCTGAGATTGCGAGGTTGTCTGAGGCCGCAGCTGCCCCCGACCTTTGGGATGATGCTGATGAGGCTCAGAAGGTGACCTCGGAGCTCAGTCACATGCAGTCCGACCTTGAACGTCTTGATCGGACAGTCGCACGCATCGATGACCTTGAAGTTCTTGTTGAAATGGCTGAAGAGTCGTCCGACGAGGACGAAAAACGCGAACTCCTTGCAGAGGCGCAGACTGATTTGGGTGCCCTTGAGGCCGATGTAGCTGAGTTGGAGATCCGAACCCTGCTGGACGGTGAGTACGACGAACGGCACGCTGTCGTGACTATTCGGTCCGGTGCGGGCGGGGTTGACGCTGCAGACTTCGCTCAAATGCTCATGCGTATGTACTTGAGGTGGGCTGAACGCAAGGGCTACAAGACTCGCGTCCTCGACACATCCTATGCGGAAGGTGCAGGAATAAAGTCGGCAACTTTCGAGGTTGAGGCGCCCTATGCCTACGGCACACTCTCTGTGGAAGTGGGAACCCACCGACTGGTCCGCATCAGTCCATTTGATAATCAGGGGAGACGTCAAACCAGTTTTGCGGCAGTGGAGATAATCCCCCTGATTGAAACCACGGACGAGGTCGATATTCCTGAAACCGAGCTGAAGATCGATGTCTTCCGTTCCTCAGGTCCAGGAGGTCAGTCTGTGAACACGACGGACTCTGCAGTGCGAATGACGCATATCCCCACTGGCATAGTTGTCTCAATGCAGGACGAGAAATCGCAGATCCAGAACCGTGCGGCAGCACTGCGTGTCCTCCAGTCCAGACTACTCATCCTTCGTCATGAGGAAGAAAAGGCCATGAAGGATGAACTGAAGGGCGATGTCAAGGCTTCTTGGGGTGATCAGATGCGCTCGTACGTTCTGCAGCCTTTCCAGATGGTCAAAGACTTGAGGACGGAGCATGAATCGGGCAATACCCAGGCTGTTTTTGACGGGGACTTAGATGACTTCATTGATGCGGGAATCCGTTGGAGGAAGAACAGTCAAAAAGAACAGTTTGGTGCCTGA
- the smpB gene encoding SsrA-binding protein SmpB — MAKNWKQPKPTEGERKKALSDEKKVVARNRRARHDLEIEDTLEAGIALGGTEVKALRMGRASIVDGWVEFDRGEAWLYGINVPMYSQGSWNNHAPTRKRKLLMHKSEIERFAQRVSAKGYTVVPLELYFIGGRAKVEIGLGRGKKEWDKRQALREKQDEREARRAMSNYLKRPTRA; from the coding sequence ATGGCAAAGAACTGGAAGCAACCCAAACCCACTGAGGGTGAGCGCAAGAAGGCGCTATCTGACGAGAAGAAGGTCGTCGCCCGCAATCGTCGTGCCAGACACGATCTAGAGATCGAGGACACACTTGAGGCGGGGATCGCCCTCGGCGGTACCGAAGTGAAGGCGTTGCGGATGGGTAGAGCGTCTATTGTCGACGGGTGGGTAGAGTTTGACCGCGGCGAGGCATGGCTTTACGGAATCAACGTTCCCATGTATTCGCAAGGGTCGTGGAATAACCACGCGCCCACTCGTAAGCGGAAGCTTCTGATGCACAAGTCGGAAATTGAGAGGTTTGCGCAGCGCGTGTCGGCCAAGGGATACACGGTTGTGCCATTGGAGTTGTACTTCATTGGGGGTCGGGCGAAGGTAGAGATCGGCCTTGGCCGAGGTAAGAAAGAGTGGGACAAGCGGCAAGCGTTGAGGGAAAAACAGGATGAACGTGAGGCTCGACGCGCAATGAGTAACTACCTCAAGAGACCCACCAGGGCATAG
- the ftsE gene encoding cell division ATP-binding protein FtsE, with protein MIRFENVTKVYARGAAPALDDVSLEIEREEFVFLVGKSGSGKSTFLQLVLREQRATVGSVWVLGRDLTHLSQWRVPKLRRQVGTVFQDFRLLPQKTVYENVALAMQVIGRPKHAIAAAVPEVVEMVGLQGKESRLPSELSGGEEQRVAIARAMVNRPPLLLADEPTGNLDPETSLGIMRLLDRINRSGTTVVMATHDSKIVDQMRKRVIELEDGHVIRDQDRGVYGGTR; from the coding sequence ATGATCCGTTTCGAAAACGTTACCAAGGTGTACGCACGCGGAGCCGCGCCTGCACTCGACGATGTCTCCCTTGAGATTGAGCGAGAAGAATTCGTCTTCTTGGTAGGAAAATCAGGTTCTGGAAAGTCAACATTCCTCCAGTTGGTTCTCCGTGAGCAGCGTGCAACTGTGGGGTCAGTCTGGGTCTTGGGTCGCGACCTCACGCATTTGTCGCAATGGCGCGTGCCAAAGCTGCGTCGCCAAGTAGGGACGGTGTTTCAAGATTTCCGTCTGCTTCCACAGAAAACCGTGTATGAGAATGTGGCTCTGGCGATGCAGGTCATTGGAAGACCAAAACACGCCATTGCCGCGGCTGTTCCCGAAGTAGTAGAAATGGTCGGGTTGCAGGGCAAAGAGAGTCGGCTCCCTAGCGAGCTATCTGGTGGTGAGGAGCAACGTGTTGCTATCGCTCGGGCGATGGTGAATCGCCCACCTTTACTCCTTGCCGATGAGCCCACAGGGAACCTGGATCCGGAGACCAGCCTGGGGATTATGCGGTTGTTGGACAGGATTAACCGCTCTGGAACCACGGTAGTTATGGCAACCCACGACTCGAAGATTGTCGATCAAATGCGTAAGCGCGTCATCGAGTTGGAGGACGGACATGTCATCCGCGATCAGGATCGCGGCGTATACGGGGGGACGCGCTAA
- a CDS encoding phosphotransferase, giving the protein MSESKNVQPVSELELAALSSAAMPSIQVRGIRGAMQSSDSGQWLSLVDALGDSWLSWAPAHAWSDKKEERFVRTTDFLKDAQADRKLPFETPVLEGEIRRNGGGTVMVFRHPGGAALTNENLSVAGLLPKSLGSSLAALHELEATQFARICGQYADAERTRRALKQLVDRHVSAIPARLRSRWLDALSEDSLWVFQPVPLHGSLCSQDVYVAPGGAVLGIFGFDSAAVGDPAQDMAWLMLYASDAFLSSFESAYALARKSPDLHVLARATLLAELETLRWYARGVACEDREWRRAGVQALRDMDSEIGDHRLVPKRQEVVEIAFTVEEEPLMRLQQTEPGTGSGPRSRWQAQETEVIVPSAQSPRRIGLGGTQETAEDQEHATGAYDPFPHQSARSAGTHPTGAEPTWDSDQTGSIEVP; this is encoded by the coding sequence ATGTCTGAATCCAAGAATGTCCAGCCAGTATCGGAACTCGAACTTGCGGCTCTGAGCTCCGCCGCGATGCCATCCATTCAGGTGAGGGGAATAAGGGGAGCAATGCAGTCATCTGACTCTGGTCAATGGCTGTCCCTTGTCGACGCTCTTGGCGATTCATGGCTTTCCTGGGCCCCGGCCCATGCGTGGAGCGACAAGAAGGAGGAGCGTTTCGTTAGGACTACCGACTTCTTGAAAGACGCACAGGCAGACCGGAAACTCCCTTTCGAGACGCCAGTATTGGAGGGAGAGATCCGTCGCAATGGTGGAGGCACCGTAATGGTCTTTCGCCATCCCGGCGGCGCAGCGCTCACTAACGAGAACCTTTCCGTAGCAGGCCTTCTCCCCAAGTCACTTGGATCATCTTTGGCGGCGCTTCACGAGCTGGAGGCGACCCAATTTGCGCGCATCTGTGGACAGTACGCAGATGCCGAGAGAACACGCCGTGCTCTCAAGCAGCTCGTCGATAGGCATGTGAGCGCGATCCCTGCGCGATTGAGGTCCAGGTGGCTTGACGCGCTCAGTGAAGACTCACTTTGGGTCTTTCAACCAGTCCCACTCCACGGCTCCTTATGCTCTCAAGATGTGTATGTGGCCCCCGGCGGAGCAGTGCTGGGAATCTTCGGGTTTGATTCTGCGGCAGTTGGGGACCCAGCGCAGGACATGGCATGGCTGATGCTATATGCATCAGATGCGTTCCTAAGCTCATTTGAATCGGCATACGCTTTAGCCAGGAAATCTCCCGACTTGCATGTACTTGCCCGCGCAACGCTGCTTGCGGAACTTGAGACTCTCAGGTGGTACGCGCGCGGAGTCGCATGTGAGGACCGTGAATGGCGACGAGCCGGTGTGCAGGCGCTTCGAGACATGGACTCTGAGATTGGCGACCACAGGTTGGTACCCAAACGGCAAGAGGTTGTTGAGATCGCCTTCACCGTGGAAGAGGAGCCCCTAATGCGGTTGCAGCAGACTGAACCCGGGACTGGCTCCGGGCCACGTTCGAGGTGGCAGGCACAAGAAACAGAGGTGATTGTGCCCTCAGCGCAGAGTCCTCGAAGAATTGGCTTGGGTGGCACTCAGGAGACAGCTGAGGATCAGGAACATGCCACCGGCGCTTATGACCCATTTCCGCATCAGTCAGCTCGATCAGCAGGAACCCACCCAACCGGGGCGGAGCCCACGTGGGATTCAGACCAGACCGGCAGCATCGAAGTCCCCTAA